The proteins below are encoded in one region of Saccopteryx leptura isolate mSacLep1 chromosome 1, mSacLep1_pri_phased_curated, whole genome shotgun sequence:
- the SREK1IP1 gene encoding protein SREK1IP1, which translates to MAVPGCNKDSVRAGCKKCGYPGHLTFECRNFLRVDPKRDIVLDVSSTSSEESDEENEELNKLQALQEKRINEEEEKKKAKSTEKVKLKKKRKRSYSSNSAEEDTSKQKKQKYQKKEKKKEKKNKSKKGKHHKKEKKKRKKEKHSSTPTISEITKK; encoded by the exons GTTGCAACAAGGACAGTGTTCGAGCAGGCTGCAAAAAATGTGGCTACC CTGGCCACTTGACTTTTGAATGCCGCAATTTTCTCCGAGTAGATCCCAAAAGGGACATTGTTTTAGATGTCAGCAGCACGAGCAGCGAGGAGAGTGATGAAGAGAATGAGGAACTGAATAAATTGCAGGCATTACAGGAAAAAA GAATaaatgaagaagaggaaaagaaaaaagcgaaaagcacagagaaagtcaagctgaaaaagaaaaggaaaag GTCTTATTCATCCAATTCCGCTGAAGAggacacttcaaaacaaaagaaacaaaaatatcagaagaaagaaaagaaaaaagaaaaaaagaataagtccaAAAAGGGAAAAcatcacaaaaaggaaaaaaagaagagaaaaaaggaaaagcattctTCTACCCCTACTATATCTGAAATCACCAAAAAGTAA